In the Rhizorhabdus dicambivorans genome, one interval contains:
- a CDS encoding MarR family winged helix-turn-helix transcriptional regulator: MEPQEVHLRALATAFGWTWYRMRRLIDAHLASQGASMARLKLLVYLAEQPSRSTDIASFFDQAPRTVTQAIDWLEQNGLVTRSPVEEDRRVKLVEITDAGRAMLEQALPLYDGIVAKTFGSLTAEELEALDRAILHLDKVVDQLETQAGFRQGRVPTLKAHNDG, from the coding sequence ATGGAACCTCAGGAAGTTCATTTGCGCGCGCTCGCGACGGCCTTTGGCTGGACCTGGTACAGAATGCGGCGGCTGATCGACGCGCACCTTGCGTCCCAAGGTGCATCGATGGCCCGTCTTAAGCTGCTAGTATATCTCGCCGAGCAACCCAGCCGCTCAACCGATATTGCAAGCTTCTTCGATCAGGCCCCGCGCACGGTAACCCAGGCGATTGACTGGTTGGAGCAGAATGGTCTGGTCACACGCTCGCCCGTTGAAGAGGACCGCCGTGTAAAGCTCGTGGAAATCACGGACGCAGGCAGGGCGATGCTGGAGCAGGCCCTGCCACTCTACGATGGCATTGTGGCAAAGACCTTCGGCAGCTTGACCGCGGAAGAACTGGAAGCATTGGATAGGGCGATCCTTCACCTCGACAAGGTCGTGGATCAACTCGAAACGCAAGCTGGCTTCCGCCAAGGTCGGGTCCCCACGCTCAAGGCACATAACGATGGCTGA
- a CDS encoding ABC transporter permease, producing the protein MIAADWHIDEGGGQTLHVSGDWTSLALGDAEGRLDAQAARSLDVQRLDLSALGRIDTAGALLLLRSMAPGAEIDFGEREDLQRLIDLVRPALEQESSGKAGVTGVLGFFERFGRQVIGTAGDAYQMLVFTGQLIIALGRTLGNPRRLRMTPLVAFMQDAGINGLPIVFIMTFFIGAVIALVGTNLLTTLGVEVFTIQLVGVAILREFGVVITAILLSGRSASSFAAQIGSMRMNQETDAMQVMGVDRFDALVIPRILAALLMMPLMTFCADIGGLAGGLLVSWVTIDISPVFFIQRTLETVDIKHFWIGMCKAPFLALIIAAAGCRHGLMVGGDVQSLGQNVTSAVVQSIFMVIMFDAIFAVIFMALDL; encoded by the coding sequence ATGATCGCGGCAGATTGGCATATTGACGAGGGTGGCGGCCAGACTCTGCATGTGAGCGGTGACTGGACTTCGCTTGCTTTGGGCGATGCGGAAGGGCGCCTGGATGCCCAGGCGGCCAGGAGTCTAGACGTGCAGCGTCTCGATCTTTCTGCTCTAGGGCGGATCGACACTGCTGGTGCCCTCCTACTTTTGCGGTCCATGGCTCCAGGCGCCGAAATTGACTTTGGCGAAAGAGAGGATTTGCAAAGGCTGATAGACCTTGTTCGACCTGCCCTTGAACAAGAGTCGTCCGGTAAGGCTGGCGTCACTGGTGTTCTAGGATTTTTCGAGCGCTTCGGCCGTCAGGTAATCGGGACCGCCGGTGACGCCTACCAGATGCTGGTGTTCACTGGACAGCTTATTATCGCGCTCGGCCGTACGCTTGGCAATCCTCGCCGATTGCGCATGACGCCGCTTGTCGCTTTCATGCAGGACGCGGGCATTAATGGGCTTCCGATAGTTTTTATCATGACCTTCTTCATCGGCGCGGTCATTGCGCTTGTTGGCACCAACCTTTTGACAACGCTTGGCGTTGAGGTGTTCACGATCCAGTTGGTGGGCGTGGCCATCCTGCGCGAGTTCGGCGTAGTGATCACCGCCATCCTTCTGTCTGGACGTTCCGCATCTTCCTTTGCCGCTCAGATCGGTTCGATGCGGATGAACCAGGAAACCGATGCGATGCAGGTTATGGGTGTGGACCGTTTCGATGCGCTGGTAATCCCGCGCATATTAGCCGCGCTTCTCATGATGCCTCTCATGACCTTCTGCGCGGATATCGGCGGTCTTGCTGGCGGACTGTTGGTCAGTTGGGTGACGATTGATATCAGCCCGGTCTTTTTCATCCAGCGTACGCTCGAAACGGTAGACATTAAGCATTTCTGGATAGGCATGTGCAAAGCGCCGTTTCTGGCTCTGATCATCGCTGCTGCGGGCTGTCGGCATGGCCTTATGGTCGGCGGCGATGTCCAAAGCCTTGGTCAAAATGTGACATCCGCGGTCGTCCAGTCAATCTTCATGGTCATTATGTTCGATGCGATTTTCGCGGTGATCTTCATGGCGCTCGATCTGTGA
- a CDS encoding alpha/beta fold hydrolase, which yields MTGKNRTIDGAAGISLAVEVKGECGAMPVLLAHGAGQTRRAWKRVMQDLVEAGFRAIAIDMRGHGDSDWSSAGAYDVRDFAADLVAVASRMDRKPALVGASLGGLAGMIAEGDLAPGSFASLTLVDIAPRIDPGGVMRVVSFMQEHVETGFSSPEEAAQVIARYMPHRRKRRAGDGLRHYLRHKEDGRYYWHWDPAFISNMVAAHCSDTAHQEQQVNILYKAAANLTLPLHLIRGGSSDLVSKGAVEHLRELAPHAEYTDIIDATHMVAGDANDAFSAAILGFLGRQSTS from the coding sequence ATGACCGGGAAGAATCGCACAATCGATGGAGCCGCTGGTATCAGCCTGGCTGTTGAAGTGAAGGGCGAGTGCGGGGCGATGCCCGTCTTGCTTGCCCACGGGGCGGGTCAGACTCGCCGCGCCTGGAAGCGGGTAATGCAAGATCTGGTCGAGGCGGGGTTTCGCGCTATCGCTATCGACATGCGTGGGCATGGCGACAGCGACTGGTCGAGCGCAGGTGCCTATGACGTGCGCGACTTTGCGGCCGATCTCGTCGCGGTAGCATCAAGAATGGATCGCAAACCGGCTCTGGTAGGCGCCTCCCTTGGCGGCCTTGCCGGAATGATAGCCGAAGGAGACCTCGCCCCAGGCAGCTTCGCGTCGCTCACTCTTGTAGATATAGCCCCGCGTATCGATCCGGGCGGCGTGATGCGGGTGGTCAGCTTCATGCAAGAACATGTCGAGACTGGCTTTTCGTCTCCGGAAGAAGCTGCACAAGTCATTGCGCGCTACATGCCTCATCGTCGCAAGCGCAGAGCGGGTGATGGCCTGCGGCACTATCTCCGGCATAAAGAGGATGGCCGCTATTACTGGCACTGGGATCCAGCATTTATTAGCAATATGGTGGCTGCACATTGCAGCGATACCGCGCATCAGGAGCAGCAAGTCAATATATTATACAAGGCTGCCGCTAATTTGACGCTACCGCTTCATCTGATCAGGGGCGGATCTAGTGATCTTGTCTCGAAAGGCGCTGTCGAACATCTACGCGAATTGGCGCCGCATGCTGAATATACCGACATAATCGATGCCACGCATATGGTCGCAGGCGATGCAAACGACGCCTTTTCTGCCGCAATTCTCGGCTTTTTAGGGCGCCAGTCGACCTCCTAG
- a CDS encoding site-specific integrase: MGTETGLEGSENAVAAPEAILPTVSAPADLAWTIVQMRAGERIAVNEALIAAYQAASSPHSIRALKSDIEAFDSWCRRTNRIALPATAETVADYLDARAGKGSRPASLSRYKASIAKIHQLLDRQDPTPAPLVKLRLQAVRREKGTAQKQARPLRFKGPVRDVERDKARGLNIRALLESCGDDLPGLRDRALLSAAYDTGLRASELVAVAVEHIEEAIDPESRLLQILRSKGDQDGEGATAYLSPRTVAAIMAWTEAAELSAGPLFRRVQVRRYKARAAVRGRAIDSISGREAWDLRKTLSKPAVKARVEYDIGSLALHPGSIGPIFRSIIKRAFDLGALPDLTAEDLARLLKGISAHSTRIGLNQDLFASGEDLAGIMDALRWKSPRMPLSYNRNLAAEAGAVGRLMDRLK, encoded by the coding sequence ATGGGCACCGAAACCGGCTTAGAAGGGTCAGAAAACGCTGTGGCGGCGCCTGAGGCGATCCTGCCAACCGTTAGCGCGCCGGCCGACCTTGCCTGGACGATCGTGCAGATGCGCGCGGGCGAGCGCATTGCCGTCAACGAGGCGCTGATCGCCGCCTATCAGGCCGCTTCGTCGCCTCACAGCATCCGCGCGCTCAAGTCCGACATCGAAGCATTCGACAGCTGGTGTCGGCGCACCAACCGGATCGCGCTGCCGGCGACGGCTGAGACCGTGGCCGATTATCTGGATGCGCGGGCGGGGAAGGGGAGCCGTCCAGCGTCGCTATCCCGGTACAAGGCGTCGATCGCCAAGATTCATCAACTGCTCGACCGCCAGGATCCGACGCCGGCGCCGCTGGTCAAGTTGCGGCTGCAGGCCGTGCGCCGTGAGAAGGGGACGGCGCAGAAGCAGGCGCGGCCGCTGCGGTTCAAGGGCCCGGTGCGCGACGTCGAGCGTGACAAGGCGCGTGGGCTCAACATCCGCGCGCTGCTAGAGAGCTGCGGAGACGATCTGCCGGGCCTTCGCGATCGTGCATTGCTGTCGGCGGCCTATGATACCGGCCTGCGAGCCTCCGAACTCGTGGCGGTGGCCGTCGAGCATATCGAGGAGGCGATCGACCCCGAGTCACGCCTGCTGCAGATCCTGCGCAGTAAGGGCGATCAGGACGGGGAGGGGGCGACCGCCTATCTTAGCCCCCGCACCGTCGCGGCGATCATGGCCTGGACCGAGGCTGCCGAGCTATCGGCCGGGCCGCTGTTCCGGCGGGTGCAGGTGCGGCGCTACAAGGCGCGCGCCGCCGTGCGCGGTCGGGCGATCGACAGCATTTCAGGTCGTGAGGCTTGGGACCTGCGCAAGACACTCTCGAAGCCTGCCGTGAAGGCGCGCGTCGAATATGACATCGGCAGCCTGGCGCTCCACCCGGGCTCGATCGGGCCGATTTTCCGGTCGATCATCAAGCGGGCGTTCGACCTCGGCGCGCTGCCCGATCTGACAGCCGAGGATTTGGCCAGATTGCTAAAAGGGATCAGCGCGCACTCGACACGGATCGGGCTGAACCAGGATTTGTTCGCGAGTGGCGAGGATCTCGCGGGTATCATGGATGCTTTGCGGTGGAAGTCGCCACGAATGCCACTGAGCTACAACCGTAATTTGGCCGCCGAAGCGGGCGCCGTCGGCCGCCTGATGGACAGGTTGAAATGA
- a CDS encoding ABC transporter ATP-binding protein has translation MSAPLETDAEDVPIRVKGLRTAFGDKVIHEDLGLEVKRGEILGVVGGSGSGKSVLLNTILGLKQPDGGSVEIFGQDIRDPQAHSEVERRIGVMFQQGALFSFLTVQENVEAPLLEHTKLTHEYVHDLARLKIKLAGLPEDAGCLKPAELSGGMRKRAGVARAIALDPDILFLDEPTAGLDPIAAAEFDDLIRTLRDALGFTVFIITHDLDTLYAICDRVAVVADKKIAAVATIKELERSDHPWIRSYLLGPRGRAAKKEKES, from the coding sequence GTGAGCGCGCCTCTGGAAACCGATGCCGAAGACGTGCCCATTCGCGTCAAAGGCCTGCGCACGGCTTTTGGCGACAAGGTCATCCATGAGGATCTCGGCCTTGAGGTCAAGCGCGGTGAGATATTGGGTGTGGTTGGCGGATCGGGTTCCGGTAAGTCGGTGCTGCTCAACACTATCCTGGGCCTCAAGCAGCCCGATGGCGGATCCGTCGAGATATTCGGGCAGGACATCCGCGATCCGCAAGCGCACAGTGAAGTCGAGCGTCGGATTGGGGTGATGTTCCAGCAAGGCGCATTATTCTCCTTTCTCACCGTACAGGAAAATGTCGAGGCGCCACTTCTAGAACATACGAAACTCACACATGAGTATGTGCACGATCTTGCAAGGCTGAAGATCAAGCTTGCTGGTTTGCCGGAAGATGCAGGCTGCTTGAAGCCTGCCGAGCTATCTGGCGGAATGCGCAAGCGCGCGGGGGTAGCCCGCGCAATCGCGCTGGATCCGGATATCCTCTTTCTCGACGAGCCGACTGCCGGCCTCGATCCAATTGCTGCAGCCGAATTCGATGATCTTATCAGAACATTGCGGGATGCTCTTGGCTTCACCGTGTTCATAATCACCCACGACCTCGATACTCTGTACGCGATTTGCGACCGCGTTGCGGTTGTCGCTGACAAGAAAATCGCCGCTGTTGCAACGATCAAAGAACTTGAACGGTCAGATCACCCGTGGATCCGGAGCTATCTTCTGGGACCGCGAGGCCGTGCCGCCAAAAAAGAGAAAGAAAGCTGA
- a CDS encoding MlaD family protein, giving the protein MERHANYALVGAASIALLIATLVFVVWLGGSAKGSDSYQIVFHGPVRGLSVGGEVQFNGIKVGEIGGIRLDQRDPNRVITDIELTRGTPVREDSVASSESQGISGVSIVQISAGTPSKPLLKTNDHGKRPVIPSKPNAMSSLLQGGGQVVASATEALSRVNKVLSDRNIANIGGAIRDVRMTTAELAANRTMFAHAGSALAKLDRAADDIQGAASSVRQIADGDGKRAFADISQAANELKSAVHEARGVIAKLDTQSADIGTTTIPNINATMLTLQETAESLDGLIRGIRQSPREALAKSRGTELELPK; this is encoded by the coding sequence ATGGAACGCCATGCCAACTATGCTCTGGTAGGCGCCGCCTCCATCGCGTTGCTTATCGCCACGCTTGTTTTTGTTGTCTGGCTCGGCGGTTCGGCCAAAGGAAGTGATTCTTACCAGATCGTGTTTCATGGGCCGGTCAGAGGCTTAAGCGTTGGAGGCGAAGTGCAGTTCAACGGCATCAAGGTCGGGGAAATCGGCGGAATCCGCCTCGACCAACGCGACCCCAACCGTGTTATCACGGATATCGAACTGACGCGCGGGACACCGGTCCGCGAAGATTCGGTCGCATCCTCTGAAAGTCAGGGCATCTCAGGGGTCAGCATCGTTCAAATCAGCGCTGGCACGCCGAGCAAGCCCCTTCTCAAGACCAATGATCACGGTAAGCGACCTGTCATCCCCAGCAAGCCCAACGCTATGTCTTCGTTGCTGCAAGGCGGCGGACAGGTGGTGGCAAGCGCGACCGAGGCACTGAGCCGTGTGAACAAGGTCCTGTCTGACCGTAATATCGCCAACATCGGCGGCGCCATTCGCGATGTCCGAATGACTACGGCGGAACTGGCGGCCAATCGGACCATGTTCGCCCATGCCGGTTCTGCGCTCGCCAAACTGGATCGGGCGGCTGACGATATTCAGGGCGCGGCCTCGTCCGTTCGGCAGATTGCCGATGGCGATGGCAAGCGCGCCTTCGCCGACATCTCCCAAGCGGCAAACGAGCTCAAATCGGCAGTTCATGAGGCTCGCGGCGTGATCGCCAAACTCGACACGCAAAGCGCCGATATCGGCACGACCACGATCCCTAATATCAATGCGACTATGCTGACATTGCAAGAAACAGCTGAATCGCTGGACGGGCTAATTCGCGGGATCCGACAAAGTCCCCGCGAAGCTCTGGCCAAAAGCCGGGGTACTGAACTGGAGTTGCCTAAGTGA
- a CDS encoding class I SAM-dependent methyltransferase encodes MTTKNLTGMLAKKMPQETGTARTKGETLFQLFFALIQWPWLLKSLYGGNKAEKNAVLERINLEQDALPHLGSWKADTYLLHRIVDEIEVRQPKNVVELGSGVTSLVIAKALSLHGGGHLYSYDQYEPFVEQMGIWLAEHHLSASFSHAPLNFRDKAWPGLWYVLHHLPKTIDLLVIDGPPWSIHPFTRGMAERLFERIAPGGLIMLDDAARPGERYVARRWRKTWRDFEFKFEGKGAKGLLTGRRIDGSDNRQK; translated from the coding sequence TTGACGACCAAAAATCTGACCGGCATGCTGGCCAAAAAGATGCCGCAGGAAACAGGCACCGCGCGCACAAAGGGCGAAACCCTGTTCCAGCTATTCTTTGCGCTCATCCAATGGCCTTGGCTGTTGAAAAGCCTTTATGGGGGAAACAAAGCTGAAAAAAATGCTGTTCTTGAGCGTATAAACCTTGAACAGGACGCCTTGCCTCATCTTGGCAGCTGGAAAGCAGACACTTACCTTCTTCACAGGATTGTTGATGAGATTGAAGTCCGACAACCGAAAAATGTTGTGGAATTAGGTTCCGGAGTAACTTCGCTGGTTATCGCCAAAGCATTGTCGCTTCACGGTGGCGGGCATTTATACAGCTACGATCAGTATGAACCGTTCGTTGAGCAGATGGGCATTTGGCTCGCTGAGCACCACCTGTCGGCAAGTTTCAGCCATGCTCCGCTGAACTTTCGGGACAAGGCCTGGCCTGGATTATGGTATGTCTTGCATCACCTTCCAAAGACAATTGATCTGCTTGTCATAGATGGACCGCCTTGGTCAATACATCCCTTTACCCGAGGAATGGCGGAACGCCTTTTCGAACGTATCGCACCGGGAGGCCTTATCATGCTCGATGATGCAGCAAGACCAGGAGAAAGATACGTGGCGCGACGCTGGAGGAAAACCTGGAGAGACTTCGAGTTCAAGTTCGAAGGCAAGGGCGCCAAAGGCCTGCTAACGGGACGGAGGATCGACGGATCAGATAATCGCCAAAAGTGA
- a CDS encoding ABC-type transport auxiliary lipoprotein family protein produces MQGALPTRSVSLLRPRFSQEVEGDRMLTTRGERALYLKGVRWVAPVPDLFTQALMRQYAARAPDVRLTGVRNATGASHALQIDIERFEARYALDGGEKAPPTVIIEGDATLFDLSDRRPVEAKRFLVQEPASANTTSGIVAAFDRAVARSTTELTDWSADTARKHSTERALDTSKDRMDRKQEIN; encoded by the coding sequence ATGCAGGGTGCGCTCCCGACTCGCTCTGTATCTCTGCTTCGCCCCCGGTTCTCGCAGGAGGTGGAGGGCGATCGCATGCTCACCACGCGGGGGGAGCGTGCGCTCTACCTCAAGGGGGTTCGTTGGGTGGCGCCGGTCCCCGATCTTTTCACCCAGGCGCTGATGCGTCAATATGCGGCGCGGGCACCTGACGTGCGCCTGACGGGCGTGAGAAACGCCACCGGGGCATCGCATGCGCTGCAGATTGATATCGAGCGATTCGAAGCAAGGTATGCCCTAGATGGGGGTGAAAAAGCACCGCCCACTGTCATTATCGAAGGCGATGCAACCCTGTTTGATCTTTCTGATCGTCGTCCCGTCGAGGCCAAGCGCTTCTTGGTGCAGGAGCCAGCTTCCGCAAATACCACAAGTGGGATAGTCGCCGCTTTCGATCGTGCAGTAGCTCGCTCAACCACAGAATTGACGGATTGGTCCGCGGATACAGCGCGGAAGCATTCCACAGAGCGCGCGCTAGATACATCCAAGGATCGGATGGATCGCAAGCAGGAGATAAATTGA
- a CDS encoding ABC1 kinase family protein → MADPHLMDGPEAVALKERERFAQILLLFGRHGLKGMASRLGLRLGGEEPFDSARPEAVVALLQDIGPAAVKFGQILAMRSDLLEPDWIDALSKLQDRVPPLPFATVRPLIEEAIGGTVESYFASFEDEAIAAGSIAQVHAATLLDGRDVIVKVRRPGIERIVDADLRLLRRVARIAERRIPEIARLKPDELLRHFAESIDREMDLGAEARASDTIGEYLKAFGVRTARFDWELSGRRVNIQERFRGLAASDLEAARQGDLDLTSLASTYAQAILHMIVINGHFHADPHPGNVFFLEDGTLALIDFGAVGTLLPRRREELVRLGLAIAAADTSGVVDILLLWAGDPDVDRVRLEEALDELINRFSNVLLEQIDLTDIFKMVFAILRDFHLALPPDLALVLRTLLTAEGFVRRIDPTFDITRELAPLAKELMRERTSPARLRGEAGKLFAALGRAALSTPSLVGQIERVARTGSITVSIAPRDLERLRGDERNSRATPQLYPAALGICAAILFASEPMIAGLLAVLSIALAIGERVKRR, encoded by the coding sequence ATGGCTGATCCTCATTTGATGGACGGGCCTGAAGCGGTCGCATTGAAGGAGCGGGAGCGGTTCGCACAAATCCTGCTTCTGTTCGGGCGACATGGCCTCAAGGGAATGGCCTCCCGGCTAGGTCTCAGACTGGGTGGTGAGGAACCATTTGATAGCGCTCGACCAGAAGCAGTCGTTGCGCTGCTGCAAGATATCGGTCCTGCGGCGGTCAAGTTCGGGCAGATTCTTGCAATGCGAAGTGATCTGTTGGAGCCCGATTGGATCGATGCGCTTTCGAAACTTCAGGACCGGGTTCCGCCGCTGCCGTTCGCCACCGTGCGACCACTTATCGAAGAGGCGATCGGCGGAACTGTGGAAAGCTATTTCGCCTCGTTTGAAGACGAAGCGATTGCGGCCGGCTCGATCGCTCAGGTCCATGCAGCAACGCTGCTCGACGGCCGGGACGTTATCGTCAAGGTCCGTCGTCCCGGGATCGAGCGGATTGTCGACGCCGACCTTCGGCTGCTGCGCCGCGTCGCCCGGATCGCAGAGCGCCGCATCCCCGAGATCGCGCGACTCAAGCCGGACGAACTGCTGCGCCACTTCGCTGAAAGTATCGATCGGGAAATGGACCTCGGCGCGGAAGCTCGCGCCAGCGATACGATCGGAGAGTATCTCAAAGCTTTCGGCGTGCGAACGGCTCGCTTCGACTGGGAGTTGTCCGGCAGGCGTGTCAACATACAGGAGCGGTTTCGAGGCCTCGCGGCAAGCGATCTGGAGGCGGCACGGCAGGGCGACCTTGATCTCACGAGCCTCGCCAGCACCTATGCGCAGGCGATCCTCCACATGATCGTCATCAATGGTCATTTCCACGCCGATCCCCACCCCGGCAACGTCTTTTTCCTGGAGGACGGAACGCTGGCGCTTATCGACTTCGGAGCGGTGGGGACGCTTCTGCCGAGACGCCGGGAGGAATTGGTACGGCTTGGCCTGGCGATCGCGGCGGCGGACACAAGCGGGGTCGTCGATATTCTGCTGCTTTGGGCGGGCGACCCTGATGTTGACCGTGTCAGGCTGGAAGAGGCCCTGGACGAACTGATCAACCGTTTCAGCAATGTTCTGCTGGAGCAAATTGACCTTACCGACATTTTCAAGATGGTCTTTGCGATACTGCGCGACTTTCATCTCGCGCTCCCGCCCGATCTGGCACTGGTGCTCCGGACGCTGCTCACAGCAGAGGGATTTGTCCGGCGCATCGATCCGACATTTGACATCACTCGAGAACTGGCTCCGCTGGCAAAGGAACTGATGCGCGAGCGAACGAGTCCTGCGCGATTGCGTGGCGAAGCGGGCAAGCTATTTGCAGCGCTTGGAAGAGCCGCCTTGTCAACGCCGAGCCTGGTGGGACAGATCGAGAGAGTTGCGCGTACCGGGTCTATCACCGTCAGTATCGCACCCAGGGATCTTGAACGATTGCGCGGCGATGAGCGCAACAGCAGAGCCACTCCCCAGCTCTACCCCGCAGCATTGGGAATATGTGCTGCAATCCTTTTCGCCTCGGAACCGATGATCGCCGGGCTGCTGGCGGTGCTTTCCATTGCCCTGGCAATTGGCGAACGAGTGAAGCGGCGATGA
- a CDS encoding MlaD family protein, which translates to METRSNWLKVSLVVGLLIAAVIGFTLWLIQSREADGATYEVQFKQSVDGVQIGSGVNLLGVPVGKVTQVRLQPSNPGTVMVRFVLTKDILLHRGVTASIDKSFFDGSAEISLAGSNKREPALTVQAGQPFPLVPVKTGGLLSGDLNPGEMIAKISSGAESISKKLDPAGQRSIEERLGQLALRSRDWKSDASQIAAEVLQEDRIHSLGNVMARAGDDAERLRLRLEASRGGLRDSLGRPLHDAEGKARSLGLSIAHARPRIRQLEGDAQQIAETARSVREPVRRVGDAAKKIDREGLGSPKLPDYRPTTEERK; encoded by the coding sequence ATGGAAACGCGTTCGAACTGGTTGAAGGTGAGCCTTGTTGTCGGCCTGCTCATAGCCGCCGTCATTGGGTTCACCCTGTGGCTCATCCAGTCGCGTGAGGCTGACGGGGCCACGTATGAGGTGCAGTTTAAACAATCGGTCGACGGCGTTCAAATCGGATCGGGCGTCAACCTTCTTGGTGTTCCCGTCGGGAAAGTAACCCAGGTCCGGCTCCAACCTTCAAATCCGGGTACGGTGATGGTCCGGTTCGTCCTTACCAAGGACATCTTACTCCATCGCGGCGTGACAGCGTCGATCGATAAATCATTCTTCGATGGATCGGCAGAAATAAGCCTGGCGGGAAGCAACAAGCGTGAACCGGCACTTACAGTTCAAGCGGGACAGCCATTCCCGCTTGTGCCAGTGAAGACCGGCGGTCTCCTGAGCGGTGATCTCAATCCAGGCGAGATGATCGCCAAGATATCGTCAGGTGCCGAGAGCATCTCAAAGAAGCTGGACCCTGCCGGTCAGCGATCAATCGAGGAACGTCTTGGCCAACTCGCGCTGCGCTCGCGGGACTGGAAAAGCGATGCCAGTCAAATCGCGGCGGAGGTCCTGCAGGAAGACAGGATCCATTCTCTAGGGAATGTGATGGCTCGGGCGGGAGACGACGCGGAGAGGCTTCGCCTGAGGCTCGAGGCATCGCGGGGCGGTCTTCGCGACAGCCTCGGCCGGCCCTTGCATGATGCCGAAGGCAAGGCCCGGTCTCTGGGCCTATCCATTGCACACGCACGGCCCCGGATCAGGCAATTGGAAGGGGATGCGCAACAAATCGCCGAAACCGCCCGCTCCGTTCGCGAACCAGTTCGACGCGTGGGCGATGCGGCCAAGAAGATTGACCGGGAAGGCTTGGGATCTCCCAAACTACCTGACTACCGGCCCACGACTGAGGAACGGAAATAG
- a CDS encoding DUF4142 domain-containing protein encodes MLKVIMAAGALALSGSGALAQAVSPTNTGSMSSMDTGTTPIAGQNEPAFVMAASDANLYQIKAAQLAVTKAQRDDVKAYAKRVQTEAQIAQKALMAALRNDQRTIKAPSSSLSSDRAALVKLLQKTPRGSFDNLYLSQSAQVLQAAWAINKGYAQDGTDPALKQVAGTAVPTLEQELTNGKALLPSALTGGQ; translated from the coding sequence ATGCTGAAAGTCATTATGGCCGCGGGCGCGCTAGCGCTTTCAGGTTCAGGGGCTCTTGCCCAAGCTGTTTCGCCAACGAACACAGGTTCAATGTCGAGCATGGATACCGGCACGACACCGATAGCTGGACAGAATGAGCCAGCGTTTGTGATGGCTGCATCGGATGCGAACCTCTATCAAATAAAAGCGGCGCAGCTCGCCGTGACCAAGGCCCAGCGTGACGATGTGAAGGCTTATGCCAAACGTGTTCAGACAGAAGCGCAAATCGCCCAGAAAGCTCTCATGGCGGCGCTGCGCAACGATCAGCGGACGATAAAAGCGCCATCGTCATCGCTTTCCTCCGACAGAGCCGCACTCGTGAAGCTGCTCCAGAAGACGCCGCGCGGCAGCTTCGATAATCTTTATCTATCCCAGTCCGCCCAGGTACTGCAGGCGGCATGGGCCATCAACAAAGGCTATGCGCAAGACGGCACCGACCCAGCCTTGAAGCAAGTCGCGGGCACCGCCGTTCCCACACTTGAGCAAGAACTCACCAACGGGAAGGCACTTCTTCCTTCAGCATTGACCGGCGGTCAATGA